Within the Halobaculum limi genome, the region TTTCGGGTGGCCCGGCCCCGGCGAGATGATGATGGCGTCGGGGTCGGTCGCGCGCACGTCGTTGAGGCTCACGACGTTCTTCAGGACCGTAATCTCGGGCGTCTCGCCGTCGATTCGCAGGTCCGAGACGTACTCCACGAGGTTGTACGTGAACGAGTCGTAGTTGTCGACGACAGTGACGTTCACTTGTCCACCTCCGGGGTCGCGGCGTCGTCAGCCGTCTCGTCTGTGCCGCCATCCTCTCGGATGCGGTCGACCGCGTCCAACACGCCCGCCATCTTCTGTTCGGTCTCTTCGTACTCGCTGGCGGGGTCGGAGTCGGCGACGACGCCCGCACCTGCGCGGACGGTGAGTTCGTCAGAGCCGATGTCGCGGTCGGCAACGCTGCGCGACACCCCGTGTTCCACCGTCGCCGTCCGAATCACGATGGCGAAGTCGGCGTCGCCGGTCCACGAGTAGTAGCCGACGCCGCCGCCGTACACGCCCCGTGGCTCCAGTTCCAACTTGTCGATGAGTTCCATCGCGCGAACCTTCGGCGCGCCCGTGAGCGTCCCGGCGGGGAACGTCGCCCGCGTGGCGTCGAAGGCGTCGCAGTCGGCCGCGAGCGTCCCCGTCACGGTCGATTCGATGTGCTGGACGTGGCTGTACTTGAGGACGTTCATGAACTCCTCGACGCGGACGCTCCCCGCCTCGCTGACGCGGCGCACGTCGTTGCGTGCGAGGTCCACGAGCATCGTGTGCTCCGCTCGCTCTTTCCCGTCCGCGAGGAGTTCGCCCGCGAGGCGGCGGTCCTCGACTGGGGAGACGCCCCGGCGAATGGTGCCCGCGATTGGGTTGGAGACGACGCGGTCGCCGTCGACGGAGACGAGCGTCTCCGGCGAGGCACCGACCACCGAGCGGTCGCCGTGCCGGAGGAGATACATGTACGGCGAGGGGTTCACCTCCCGAAGCGACTCGTACAGGCCCAGGTCGTCCACCTCGCCCTCCAGCGTCCGGGTGCGCGAGATGACGCCCTGGTACACCTCGCCGTCGAGGACGGCCTGTTTCGTCTCCCGAACCGCCTCCTCGTACTCCTCGCGCGGCCCCGCGGTCTCGCGGTCGACGCGGACGCCGCCCGTCTCGGGTGGGTCGGCCGCCCGGAGTGTCGACTCCACCGCTTCGGCCTCCGCCGCGATATCGTCGTACACCGCACCCGGGTCGTCGTCGGAACCGACGACGGGCGTGAACACGAGCGAGACGCTCCTCTCGCGGTCGTCGAACGCGAGCGTCCGCGTCGTGAGGACGAACTCCGCGTCGGGGACGACCGGGTCGGGCCGGTCGACGCCGACCTCTTCGAGCCACAGGTCGTACACCGCGTCGTACGACAGAAAGCCCACGAAGCCGCCGTCGAGCGTCTGCCGGTCGTTGTCGGGGAAGCCCACTCGCTGGACGTCGGGGAGCGCCGCCCGAACGCGGTCGACGGTGTCGCCCGACTCGGGGCCGCGCACGTCGACGTACTCTGCGGCGGGGCCGAGGCGGTCGAGCGTCGTCCCGTCGGGGCCGACGCTGAGGACGGCCTCGGGGTCGTAGCCGACGAACGAGTAGCGGGCGTGGCGCTCGGCGTTCTCCGCGCCACCGTCGGTGCGTGCGGTTCCGCGAGAACTCGGCGCGAACGCGCCGTCGGGGTCGCTGGAGGCGACCTTCTCTGCACTCTCCAGCAGGAACGAGTGGTCCGAGCGGTCCGAGAGGGCGGCGTACGCCGTCAGCGGTTCTACGCCTGTCTCCAGCGTCGCCGTCGTGTAGGCGACACACGGTCCCTCGACCGACTCGACCAGCGAGACGAACTCCTCGCGCGACCGACTGAGCGAGGCATCCGAGTCGCCCTCACGGGTCGCTCCGCTCCCCGCTCGCGTCGAGGACTCGCGCCGCTCGTCCTCGCAGTCGTCGCTCACTCGTACACCTCCTCGGCCTCGCCGAGCGCCCGGCCCGCGTTGCGGACGAACCGCGCGACTGCGGCGTGGTCTTTCGCCCCCGGCGAGCGCTCGACGCCGCTAGCGACGTCAACGGCGAACGGTTCGACCGTCGCGGCGGCGCGGGCGACGTTCTCCGGCGTCAGGCCGCCCGCGAGGATGACGGGCGAGACGAGTTCTCGCACCAGCGACGTGGCGGCGTCCCAGTCGCCCGTCTCGCCGGTGCCGCCGCCGCCGTCCTCGTCGGTGGAGTCGATCAGGAGGGCGTCGGCGGCCTCGTCGAGGTCCCGCGCGCGGTCGGGGTCGTCGTAGTCGACGACGGGGACGACTTTCGTCTCCGTCTCCGCACGGATGTAGCCGATCTGGTCGGGCGTGAACTCGCCGTGGAGTTGTACCACGTCGGGCGTCACCGTCCGCACGGCGTCGACGGCGTCCTCGGGCGTCTCGGGCATCGTCACCAGCACGGTGGTGAGGAACGGCGGGGCCTGCGAGGTCAACTCCGCCGCTTGCGCCAGATCCACCTCGCGGGGCGAGTCGACGGGCACCGACGAGATGACGCCGACGGCGTCTGCGCCCGCGTCGGCGACTGCACGGAGGTCCGCGCCGTTGGTCACGCCGCAGATTTTCACCCGGACCATCAGTCGCGAAGCGCCTCGAACGTCTCGGCGGCGTCACCCTCGTCGATGGCGTTCGCGGCCACGTCGACGCCCTCGGAGAGCGAGTCCGCCAGGCCGGCGACGTAGATGGCCGCGCCCGCGTTCGCGAGAATCACGTCACGCTTCGCCCCGGTCACGTCGCCGCGGACGATTCCCTCTAGGTCCTCGGCGTTCGCCTCGGGCGTGCTTCCCGCGATGGCGTCGACAGGGGCTTCATCCAAGCCCAAGTCGTCGGGCGTGAGCGTGAACTCCGTCACCTCGTCGCCGTCGACCTCCGCGGCCGTCGTCGGGCCGTGGAGTGCAATCTCGTCCATCCCGTCGCCGTGGACGACGAGCGCTCGCTCCACGTCCATGTGGGTCAGCGCCTCCGCGATCATCGGGACGAGGTCGGGGTCGTACACGCCCAGCACTTGCGCGTCGGCGCCCGCGGGGTTCGTCAGCGGCCCGAGGACGTTGAAGATGGTCCGCATCCCGAGTTCTTTCCGAGGGCCGATGACGGCCTTCATCGCCGGGTGGAACACGGTCGCGAGCATAAAGCCGATGCCGTCACGCTCGATGGCGTCCTCGACGGCCGGCGGTTCGGCGTCGACCTCGACGCCCGCCACTTCGAGGACATCGGCGCTCCCCGACGACGAGGACACCGAGTAGTTGCCGTGTTTCGCGACGGTGACGCCTGCGCCCGCGGCGACGATGGCGGACGTGGTCGAGACGTTGATGGTGTCGTAGTCGTCGCCGCCGGTGCCACAGGTGTCGACGAGCGGTTCCCGGTCGGGGTCGATCGTCCGGGCAGCCTCGCGCATCCCCTGTGCGAAGCCGGCGATCTCCGCCTCCGTCTCACCTTTCGCCCGAAGCGCCGCGAGCAACGCGCCGATCTGTGCCTCCGTCGCCTCCTCGAAGACCAGCGTCGACGCCTCCCGCGCCTCCGCGACGCTCAGGTCCTCCCCCTCCGTCACCCGCCGAATGTACTCCTGCATACTCATTGTAAATCACCGTTGTCGGTGTTGGTCGTACGATGTACGAATGTGTGCATCGCAATAAGGCTGTCGTGGGCGTGCCGACGGCTCACGAGGTGTCGAGTCGACGGAACTGGGGCTGTCGTTCGGATGCGGCCGGTCGCTCAGGCGTCGTCGACGTCCTCGGCGTCGGTCGGGAGTTCCTCCACCTGTCCTGCGAGTCGCGCGGCGTCGGCGGCGACCGTCTCGTAGTCGACGCCCGCCTCGTCGGCGACGGTGCGGAGGTGGGAGGCGAGCAACGCCAGCGTCTCTAAGCCCGCCTGTTCGCCCTCGCTGCGGCGGGCGGCGGTGGAGTTCACCTGGTCGCCGTGGACCACGCCGACGTGGAACGCCGTGAGGTCGGTCTCCTCCGCCAGCAACGTGCGGGCGGTCGCCAGTTCTCGCTGGAACGTCTCCGATCCGTCCTCGGGTGCATCCTCGTCGGCGTCGGTGTCGTCGCTCACGGCTATCGGGTGGACGACTGCGGTGAAAAACGGTCGGGTCGCGGGCGGTGGGCGATGCGGGAAACGCGACTATCCGTCGGGGCGGGGTCGCGCGGTGAACAGCGTCGAGACGATGCTGAACGGTTCGTACACCGACTGGTGGCACGGGCAGTACACCTCGTTTGCGGCGTTGAACTTCACGCCACCCTCGGTCTTGTACGCCGGGACACAACAGAAGTGGGTGCACTTGTTGAGCCACGCCATCACGCCCTGGTCGGTGGACGCCTGCAGCCACGTCTGCACCTGGTCGGAGACCGTGTACGGTTCGTCTTGGTCAGGTGCCTCCGCCTCGCCGTTGGCGGCGAGTTGTTCGATGACGGGCGAACGGAGGACGGCGACGGGAATGGTGTCTTCGGTGTCTTGCGAGCGCCAGTTGGCGGTCGCAGGCTTGCCGAGGCCGGTGACGCCGATGCCGTTGCCCCAGGTCTCGTAGTCGTCAAACATGCTGATGTTGAGCGCGTCGCCCGAACTCAACTCGTCTTGCCACGCGTAGCCGGGAGAGCCGCCGACGTAGAAGACGTTGTCCGACTCGTACTGTGGCTGGATGCCCTCGTACGTCTCGACGCCGCAGTACTGGAACCACTCGGAGGAGTACGTCATCCCTCCCAGGTCCATCTCGGCGATGTTGACGGTCCGGCCCTGTTCTTGGCGGGTCTCGACTTCCGGCCACATGCCGCCGATGGTTCCGTCGCTCGCAATCTCGACAGGAATCTGCGGCATCCCGCGCGGTGCAGGACCGGCCGTGTTCTCGATGGCCATCGCCTCGGTGGCACCCCCACCACGACCCGGGGAAGTGGTGACGCTGTTGATGGCGGCGGACCCGGTCGCCCCGACGCCCGCGAGGGCCGCGCCGCCCACGACGCCCTTAACGAACCGGCGGCGACCCGATTCGCCGGGGTAC harbors:
- the trpD gene encoding anthranilate phosphoribosyltransferase — its product is MQEYIRRVTEGEDLSVAEAREASTLVFEEATEAQIGALLAALRAKGETEAEIAGFAQGMREAARTIDPDREPLVDTCGTGGDDYDTINVSTTSAIVAAGAGVTVAKHGNYSVSSSSGSADVLEVAGVEVDAEPPAVEDAIERDGIGFMLATVFHPAMKAVIGPRKELGMRTIFNVLGPLTNPAGADAQVLGVYDPDLVPMIAEALTHMDVERALVVHGDGMDEIALHGPTTAAEVDGDEVTEFTLTPDDLGLDEAPVDAIAGSTPEANAEDLEGIVRGDVTGAKRDVILANAGAAIYVAGLADSLSEGVDVAANAIDEGDAAETFEALRD
- a CDS encoding Rieske 2Fe-2S domain-containing protein, producing the protein MSADDDKYPGESGRRRFVKGVVGGAALAGVGATGSAAINSVTTSPGRGGGATEAMAIENTAGPAPRGMPQIPVEIASDGTIGGMWPEVETRQEQGRTVNIAEMDLGGMTYSSEWFQYCGVETYEGIQPQYESDNVFYVGGSPGYAWQDELSSGDALNISMFDDYETWGNGIGVTGLGKPATANWRSQDTEDTIPVAVLRSPVIEQLAANGEAEAPDQDEPYTVSDQVQTWLQASTDQGVMAWLNKCTHFCCVPAYKTEGGVKFNAANEVYCPCHQSVYEPFSIVSTLFTARPRPDG
- a CDS encoding phosphoribosylanthranilate isomerase; its protein translation is MVRVKICGVTNGADLRAVADAGADAVGVISSVPVDSPREVDLAQAAELTSQAPPFLTTVLVTMPETPEDAVDAVRTVTPDVVQLHGEFTPDQIGYIRAETETKVVPVVDYDDPDRARDLDEAADALLIDSTDEDGGGGTGETGDWDAATSLVRELVSPVILAGGLTPENVARAAATVEPFAVDVASGVERSPGAKDHAAVARFVRNAGRALGEAEEVYE
- the trpE gene encoding anthranilate synthase component I — encoded protein: MSDDCEDERRESSTRAGSGATREGDSDASLSRSREEFVSLVESVEGPCVAYTTATLETGVEPLTAYAALSDRSDHSFLLESAEKVASSDPDGAFAPSSRGTARTDGGAENAERHARYSFVGYDPEAVLSVGPDGTTLDRLGPAAEYVDVRGPESGDTVDRVRAALPDVQRVGFPDNDRQTLDGGFVGFLSYDAVYDLWLEEVGVDRPDPVVPDAEFVLTTRTLAFDDRERSVSLVFTPVVGSDDDPGAVYDDIAAEAEAVESTLRAADPPETGGVRVDRETAGPREEYEEAVRETKQAVLDGEVYQGVISRTRTLEGEVDDLGLYESLREVNPSPYMYLLRHGDRSVVGASPETLVSVDGDRVVSNPIAGTIRRGVSPVEDRRLAGELLADGKERAEHTMLVDLARNDVRRVSEAGSVRVEEFMNVLKYSHVQHIESTVTGTLAADCDAFDATRATFPAGTLTGAPKVRAMELIDKLELEPRGVYGGGVGYYSWTGDADFAIVIRTATVEHGVSRSVADRDIGSDELTVRAGAGVVADSDPASEYEETEQKMAGVLDAVDRIREDGGTDETADDAATPEVDK